The DNA window GCCTGCGGGTTGAGGTAGATCGCCTTCGGCCCGGTCTTGCTGTCAGGCAATGTGAGGCGGGGTATCTGGACGTAGCGCCAGCGCAATGTCGCAATCTCTGAAACCCTTGCGCCTGTATAGATCAGCATCAGGAGAGCTGGGACAACGAACGCATTGGCACCGTCGTGCTCTGCCAGCACCTTACCGAGCCTTTGATATTCATCAGCTGACAGATAGCGTTCCGGAAGGTCCCGCTTGAAGCGAGAGACGCCGCGACAAGGGTTGGTATTCTTCTCGCGGTATCCAAGCTTCTCAGCATATTGCATCATAACCGACATGACCGGGATGCTGCGATTGAAGGCTCCTCCCACGTCAGCCATGCTGTCTCGCCAGCGATTGATGTCAGCCCGTTCAATCGCGTCGACAGAGAGTGTTCCAAACCTTGGGATCAGCCGCTTGTCGATGTAAGCCCGCGAAGCATCGCGCGTCGAAGGCTTCCAATGCGGCGAATAATCGAGCCAGAACTCCTCGGCGAACTCTGCAAAGAGTGGAGCCTTAAGCTTCTCCGGAGCGGTAGGCAGATCGGCAAGCGTTGCCTTGATGAGCAATCTGCGCGCAGCAGCGCGCGCGGCGGGTGCGCCCAGCGCACCTGCCGCCACTCCCGCGCTTCCCAGTGTCACCATTCGCTGCACGCCTCGCGGTCTGTGCTTCACAATCCAGGTGAGGTGTCCCGACTTGCGCTTGCGAAGTCCGAAACCGGGAAGCTCTGTATCCCAAGTTATGCCGATAGGAAGCGACTTTCGCCGAGCAACATAGCCGGTCAGTTTCAGTCGGTGGGACTGCCTACGATGGGATACTCCTGCGCCTTGGCTACCACCTGATTGCTCGCCCCCTTGGACAAGCAATACCTCTGTTTCTTCGTGCTTTTTTGCCATGCCATGCAGCTACCGCTGCGTAGGGTGTGCTCCTTCGTTCCCAAGTGCGCGAGGTGGTCCAGGCAATGAGGGGGATTGATCAAGGACGACTTTTCCCGATCTCCATGTTGGAGCGCGAGCAACCAGGCCTGGCAGCTCACAGCATGCAGATAGAAAGCAGTTCAACGCCTCCAGCCGAAGACAGCACCTGCGAAAGAGGCAGCGGCCAAGGGCGCGTGGGAAGCAAGGCAAGCGGGACCTGTCGCGTGCCCTAGCTTCCCGCCGCCCGACCCGTTGCCGGTTCGCAAGTGCGCGCGGGGCCCAAGAACAAATTACGCCGCACCCTCAGGAGCGCATCGCAAGATGCGCGGGACAGAGTGCGTCCACAGCCCCGCTCCACTTATCGGGTGCCGCCGCAGTGCGGTGGGCGGCCGTCAGAGCAACCGACCGAACCGGGTTCTTGTGCTTGATTGGACTACCCGGCGAACAAGAAAAAAGGGCAGGAACCGTCCCCGGTTCCCGCCCTGTCGGTAGTCTCAGAACTCGTCGAGCATGCCGCCGTGGACCGTGTGGACCACCCGCGCTGCGAGATGTGCTGGCAAGATGTTGTAGTCACCCTCGTCGAGGGCAAAGTACCCGAGTTCGTCATCCTCGATAACGTGCTGATCGAAGAAGCTGTGCAGCGCTCTCTTCTCGGCTGTTTCCAGAGCCTCGAAATAGCTCCGGGACGCAACGGGGCAATGATCCGATTTAGCCATGATTATCCTCCTGATTTCTGTCGTGAGACGACAGGAGGTGCGCGCGATGGTCTTGTGCATCCCGGGTCAGGGATCGCCCGGATGGGCGACCGCAATAGCGGCGGTGGGGGTAACGATTTTGTTCGCTGCCGGATGCAATCCGGTGGCGGGCAAAATGGTGGGGCCCCGCCGTCCTTGAGGCGGGAGGCGCAAGGCCATCATGCTGGGAGAACCGTGAGCAAGAACCCACCACCTCCGCCCCAATATCGAACGCCTGCTGGGTGCGAATTG is part of the Qipengyuania profundimaris genome and encodes:
- a CDS encoding tyrosine-type recombinase/integrase, with product MAKKHEETEVLLVQGGEQSGGSQGAGVSHRRQSHRLKLTGYVARRKSLPIGITWDTELPGFGLRKRKSGHLTWIVKHRPRGVQRMVTLGSAGVAAGALGAPAARAAARRLLIKATLADLPTAPEKLKAPLFAEFAEEFWLDYSPHWKPSTRDASRAYIDKRLIPRFGTLSVDAIERADINRWRDSMADVGGAFNRSIPVMSVMMQYAEKLGYREKNTNPCRGVSRFKRDLPERYLSADEYQRLGKVLAEHDGANAFVVPALLMLIYTGARVSEIATLRWRYVQIPRLTLPDSKTGPKAIYLNPQAIAVLDGLQRRGDDQLVFPAMYREVPINLGQHWEKIRRKATLPDVRLHDLRHSFASVAIAKGIPLATIGKLLGHALPETTARYAHLADEVISESADRICTSLASSMGMNA